The sequence AAAGTGGATATTAAGAAGGCTCCGGTGCTGAAGCTGGTCGAGAAACCGAAACCCAAAGAGAAGATTGAGCCGAAACCTGTGGAAAGAGCAAAACCTGCTGAAAAAGCTGTAGCGAAAAAGGTAGAGAAAGATTTCGACCCCTTCGCCCCGATCGGCTCAACAACCGACAGAACAGCCTCGACCAATCAGGCCTCCACTTCCCGCCCTGATATCGCCAATATCGCAGGCCAGCAACTCTCGAAAAATGAGATCGAGCGCTATATCGCACTGATGCAGGCGGCGGTACAGGAGCAGTGGAAGGTTCCTGTCAGCAGCAGCAAATTGAATGACCCGCTGGTTGAAATGGAGCTTGCCCGCAACGGTGATGTTGTCTCAGTAAAAATTGCTGAGAGTTCTGGTAATGAGATGATGGATGCTTCACTGATCCGTGCCATTCAGGCCGCTGCACCTTTCCAGATCCCCAAACAGCAGTTCGAGTATTTCCGACATAACAAACTCCGCTTCCGCCCTCTTAAATAATCAGGTAAAACCCACCTGTCTGGGTGGCCGATTTTGTTCTATATTAAGTGCAGGTAGAGGATTTTCGGAGGTGCAATGGAAGTTTCCGAATCAGATCAGAGCCTGACGATCGAAGATATTCAGTGGGATATGATCTCACTGCTCTGGGTGGCCGGACTGTTTTCTCTACTGTTGTTACTTCGTCTTCTTATCAACCAGCCCAATCAAGCCATGCTAATCATTATCCTCCTGCTTATATCTGGCTTACTGCTCTACATCGCCAATCAAGTCTCAGTGAAGTCCCGCTGGCAGTTTGATTTTGATAAGCAGGAACTACTCTGGTCGCAACAGGGGCTGTTGGGCCGCCGCCGTGGCGGCGTTATCCCCTTCTCAAGTATCGAAAGGCCATTTCTGCAGGCTGACTCAGGCATCGCGCCAGACAGCAGGCGCTACAGGCTTGCATTGATTCACTCAGATGGAGCGCTGCCCTTTTACCCCCTACTATCTCCGCGATGACATGGATTATGATAATCTGATAAGTGCAACAAACAGAATCAGTGAAAAAACAATGAGAGGCCCCTTTGATCATGATGATACAATTCGTGACCTGCTTAATCGAGGGATGTACTCCACGGCCATCAGGCAGGCGCGAATCATTCACAAGCTCCCTAATTACAGTAAGGCTGAAACATATATAGCTAACCTCTAGTTCAAACCTTTCAACATCCTGAAACACCGGAACAAAAAAAGCCGCCCATGAAGAGCGGCTTTTTACATCCAGGTTGTGGCTGAAACAGGATCAGAAAATTGATTGATGCGCCCATGCAGTCAGACCCGTGTCCAGCTTAACTTGATACCAGTCCTTCTTTTCTCCCACTTTGGTCACGTAGTCACCCTTCTTCAGGCGGATAACGATCTCTCCCTTCTCGGTTGGGTTCTTACGAATGTTTCCGACATCTACGCCCACCTGCAGCCGTGGTGAAAACAGGGATTTATGTACCCATGCGGTTGCCTCTCCATCCA comes from Mariprofundus aestuarium and encodes:
- a CDS encoding TonB family protein; amino-acid sequence: MLQSHTAKRGLSDNHSADLTRLDLLYALLLHLLVLIIIVVLSFWHGQKQEEPLQRIEVMMISAKQLSEIEQMARRKARPVKQQAPKPKAAEKPKVDIKKAPVLKLVEKPKPKEKIEPKPVERAKPAEKAVAKKVEKDFDPFAPIGSTTDRTASTNQASTSRPDIANIAGQQLSKNEIERYIALMQAAVQEQWKVPVSSSKLNDPLVEMELARNGDVVSVKIAESSGNEMMDASLIRAIQAAAPFQIPKQQFEYFRHNKLRFRPLK